The Cohnella abietis genome has a segment encoding these proteins:
- the hprK gene encoding HPr(Ser) kinase/phosphatase, with the protein MAKKVRVSELVQQFHLEIVAGEDGLKRTIVTDDLNRPGLEMAGYFNYYPMDRAQMLGRTELAFLETLTSEERKDRMERLCHEETPCIIITRGLETPNELIEIANERHFPVLRSSVATTILLSRITNFLEKKLAPSATIHGVLVDVYGVGMLITGGSGIGKSETALELVKRGHRLIADDAVEIRQTSDNNLFGTAPDLIRHLLEIRGLGILNVMTLFGAGAVRNQTSISLVVKLENWQQDKQYDRLGLDEETTKIIETEVPLLTVPVRPGRNLAVILEVAAMNFRLKRMGYNAALQFTNKLTEAISEEDYE; encoded by the coding sequence ATGGCTAAAAAAGTGAGAGTATCGGAGCTCGTGCAGCAATTTCATCTGGAAATTGTCGCAGGCGAGGACGGCCTGAAGAGAACAATTGTTACGGATGACTTAAATCGTCCAGGCCTGGAAATGGCAGGTTACTTTAACTATTACCCAATGGATCGGGCGCAGATGCTTGGCCGAACAGAGCTTGCGTTTCTGGAGACGTTAACTTCAGAGGAAAGAAAAGATCGCATGGAGCGTCTATGCCATGAGGAAACACCTTGTATTATTATTACAAGGGGACTTGAAACTCCGAACGAGCTAATTGAGATTGCTAATGAACGACATTTTCCCGTACTTAGAAGCTCGGTGGCCACAACGATACTTCTCAGCCGGATTACGAACTTTCTGGAGAAGAAGCTGGCTCCATCAGCTACTATTCATGGTGTACTTGTCGATGTATATGGAGTAGGGATGCTCATTACTGGCGGCAGCGGAATTGGGAAAAGCGAGACGGCGCTGGAACTTGTTAAGCGTGGTCATCGTCTAATTGCTGATGACGCAGTGGAAATTCGTCAAACATCAGATAATAACTTGTTCGGCACGGCACCGGATTTGATCCGTCACCTGCTTGAAATTCGTGGACTAGGCATTCTGAATGTAATGACCTTGTTCGGGGCCGGCGCAGTTCGGAATCAGACAAGCATAAGCTTGGTTGTGAAGCTGGAAAACTGGCAGCAGGATAAACAATATGACCGTCTAGGCTTGGATGAGGAGACGACCAAGATTATTGAGACGGAAGTACCGCTATTAACGGTTCCTGTTCGTCCTGGACGGAACTTAGCGGTTATCCTTGAAGTAGCGGCTATGAATTTCCGTCT
- a CDS encoding ABC transporter ATP-binding protein has protein sequence MAGVRLENVYKKYAGTDKASVTDFNLDIQDKEFLVLVGPSGCGKSTTLRMIAGLEEISEGKLYIGDRVVNDVAPKDRDIAMVFQSYALYPHMNVYQNMAFGLKLRKFRKDEIDRRVREAARTLEIEHLLERKPKALSGGQRQRVALGRAIVREPQVFLMDEPLSNLDAKLRTQMRANISKLMKRLETTCIYVTHDQTEAMTMGDRIVVMKDGFIQQAGSPDELYNHPLNLFVAGFMGAPSMNFITGQLVEEGGAVRFRATGFNVEIPEGRAKALRGKGYIGREIILGIRPEDLHEEPVFIEASPNSVVNATIEVSENLGHEMFLYLNGLGKDNVIARVDGRSGLRDNQNIKLALDMNKIHIFDKESELNIFEN, from the coding sequence ATGGCAGGCGTTCGCTTAGAAAATGTGTACAAAAAATATGCAGGTACTGATAAAGCATCAGTAACCGACTTTAACCTGGATATCCAGGACAAAGAATTTCTAGTTCTCGTTGGTCCTTCCGGTTGCGGTAAATCGACCACACTGCGTATGATCGCAGGTCTTGAAGAAATTTCCGAAGGCAAACTGTACATTGGCGATCGCGTCGTTAACGACGTAGCACCGAAAGATCGCGATATCGCGATGGTATTCCAATCGTACGCTTTGTACCCTCATATGAACGTTTATCAAAACATGGCATTCGGTCTGAAATTGCGTAAATTCCGCAAAGACGAAATCGATCGCCGCGTACGTGAAGCTGCACGCACACTCGAAATCGAGCATTTGCTTGAGCGTAAACCGAAAGCTCTTTCCGGGGGACAACGTCAACGTGTTGCCTTGGGTCGTGCAATCGTACGTGAACCGCAAGTTTTCTTGATGGATGAGCCGCTTTCCAACTTGGATGCGAAATTGCGTACACAAATGCGCGCTAACATCAGTAAGTTGATGAAGCGTCTTGAAACTACTTGTATCTATGTAACGCATGACCAAACAGAAGCAATGACAATGGGCGATCGTATCGTTGTTATGAAGGACGGCTTTATTCAACAAGCTGGTTCTCCTGACGAGCTTTACAACCACCCTCTTAACCTGTTCGTTGCAGGCTTCATGGGAGCTCCTTCCATGAACTTCATTACAGGTCAACTTGTTGAAGAAGGCGGAGCAGTACGTTTCCGTGCTACTGGCTTCAACGTTGAAATTCCAGAAGGCAGAGCGAAAGCACTTCGTGGTAAGGGCTATATCGGCCGCGAAATCATTCTTGGAATTCGTCCAGAAGATTTGCACGAAGAGCCAGTATTCATCGAAGCTTCTCCGAACAGTGTTGTTAACGCAACAATTGAAGTTTCTGAGAACCTTGGTCACGAAATGTTCCTTTACTTGAACGGTTTGGGTAAAGACAACGTTATCGCTCGTGTTGACGGACGTTCCGGTCTTCGTGATAACCAAAACATTAAGCTTGCTCTTGATATGAACAAGATTCATATCTTTGATAAAGAATCAGAGCTTAACATTTTCGAAAACTAA